The following coding sequences are from one Diospyros lotus cultivar Yz01 chromosome 7, ASM1463336v1, whole genome shotgun sequence window:
- the LOC127806170 gene encoding uncharacterized protein LOC127806170 isoform X1 — MRYKKGSIVEVLGKNELPSGSWRCAEIIYGNGHNYTVKYNLDSGNTSEAVVERVSRKSIRPCPPPVELLEDWVPGDILEVYHNFSWKMGIVSKLLGRKYFLVRLIGSSHEFKISKLYLRVRQCWHGNKWIVIRKSFHKSEDGSKYNQMVSPQAKKKDRRMNLLAKDELPARSKNFEESYIIPSRTLKRALPNGNFQVEAPVKFRAIEKEDRHRRFLAENQTPLPVKVDTVASLRVMKGEKHIHASINHRTAHLTEVDEREKSSGALGFSHAIRLGPNDADNTISSVASCSVISNHSLKLDCNFLRFPVEGTDGNSSDAESVFHWGLEEGNFSLPTQEELAAEIHRLELHAYRCTMEALHALGPLSWEQETLVTDLRLVLHISNDEHLMELRSLISTTTSMPLS; from the exons ATGAGGTATAAAAAGGGGAGTATTGTGGAGGTCTTGGGCAAAAATGAGTTGCCATCAGGCTCATGGCGCTGTGCTGAGATAATCTATGGTAATGGACACAACTACACTGTTAAATACAATCTGGACTCTGGCAACACCAGCGAGGCAGTTGTTGAACGGGTATCTAGGAAGTCAATTAGGCCCTGTCCTCCTCCAGTGGAACTGTTGGAGGATTGGGTTCCTGGTGATATTTTGGAGGTGTATCACAATTTCTCTTGGAAAATGGGAATCGTGTCTAAGTTATTGGGGAGAAAATACTTTTTGGTTAGGTTAATTGGATCATCCCATGAGTTCAAAATCAGCAAACTTTACCTTCGGGTGCGACAATGTTGGCATGGTAACAAATGGATCGTGATTAGAAAG AGCTTTCATAAATCTGAAGATGGAAGCAAATACAATCAAATGGTGAGTCCTCAAGCTAAGAAAAAAGATAGGAGGATGAATTTGCTTGCAAAAGATGAACTTCCTGCTAGGAGCAAGAACTTTGAGGAATCATATATCATTCCTTCTAGGACTCTGAAGAGAGCACTTCCTAATGGCAATTTTCAAGTTGAGGCACCTGTGAAATTTAGAGCGATTGAGAAAGAAGACAGGCACCGTCGTTTTCTTGCTGAAAATCAAACCCCTTTACCTGTAAAGGTAGACACCGTTGCTTCCTTGCGAGTCATGAAGGGTGAAAAACACATACATGCTTCTATTAACCACAGAACAGCTCACTTAACTGAAGTGGATGAGAGGGAGAAATCAAGTGGAGCTCTTGGGTTTTCGCATGCAATTAGGTTAGGACCTAATGATGCAGATAATACTATATCGTCTGTGGCTAGTTGTAGTGTTATTAGCAATCATTCTCTTAAGCTGGACTGTAATTTTCTTAGGTTCCCTGTTGAAGGTACTGATGGTAACTCTAGTGATGCGGAGTCTGTTTTTCATTGGGGTTTGGAGGAAGGGAATTTTTCTCTTCCAACTCAAGAGGAATTGGCAGCAGAAATTCATAGGTTAGAGTTGCATGCCTACCGTTGCACCATGGAGGCATTGCATGCATTGGGACCCTTAAGTTGGGAACAAGAAACATTGGTGACAGATCTGCGCCTTGTGCTCCATATATCAAATGATGAACATTTGATGGAGCTAAGGAGCTTAATTTCTACTACTACCAGCATGCCTCTTAGTTGA
- the LOC127806170 gene encoding uncharacterized protein LOC127806170 isoform X3, whose amino-acid sequence MRYKKGSIVEVLGKNELPSGSWRCAEIIYGNGHNYTVKYNLDSGNTSEAVVERVSRKSIRPCPPPVELLEDWVPGDILEVYHNFSWKMGIVSKLLGRKYFLVRLIGSSHEFKISKLYLRVRQCWHGNKWIVIRKSFHKSEDGSKYNQMVSPQAKKKDRRMNLLAKDELPARSKNFEESYIIPSRTLKRALPNGNFQVEAPVKFRAIEKEDRHRRFLAENQTPLPVKVDTVASLRVMKGEKHIHASINHRTAHLTEVDEREKSSGALGFSHAIRTEVGGCTPCFQISRDDPGVLHSLFIGHL is encoded by the exons ATGAGGTATAAAAAGGGGAGTATTGTGGAGGTCTTGGGCAAAAATGAGTTGCCATCAGGCTCATGGCGCTGTGCTGAGATAATCTATGGTAATGGACACAACTACACTGTTAAATACAATCTGGACTCTGGCAACACCAGCGAGGCAGTTGTTGAACGGGTATCTAGGAAGTCAATTAGGCCCTGTCCTCCTCCAGTGGAACTGTTGGAGGATTGGGTTCCTGGTGATATTTTGGAGGTGTATCACAATTTCTCTTGGAAAATGGGAATCGTGTCTAAGTTATTGGGGAGAAAATACTTTTTGGTTAGGTTAATTGGATCATCCCATGAGTTCAAAATCAGCAAACTTTACCTTCGGGTGCGACAATGTTGGCATGGTAACAAATGGATCGTGATTAGAAAG AGCTTTCATAAATCTGAAGATGGAAGCAAATACAATCAAATGGTGAGTCCTCAAGCTAAGAAAAAAGATAGGAGGATGAATTTGCTTGCAAAAGATGAACTTCCTGCTAGGAGCAAGAACTTTGAGGAATCATATATCATTCCTTCTAGGACTCTGAAGAGAGCACTTCCTAATGGCAATTTTCAAGTTGAGGCACCTGTGAAATTTAGAGCGATTGAGAAAGAAGACAGGCACCGTCGTTTTCTTGCTGAAAATCAAACCCCTTTACCTGTAAAGGTAGACACCGTTGCTTCCTTGCGAGTCATGAAGGGTGAAAAACACATACATGCTTCTATTAACCACAGAACAGCTCACTTAACTGAAGTGGATGAGAGGGAGAAATCAAGTGGAGCTCTTGGGTTTTCGCATGCAATTAG GACTGAAGTAGGAGGCTGTACTCCTTGCTTCCAAATCTCTAGAGATGATCCTGGG GTGCTTCATTCCTTGTTCAT
- the LOC127806170 gene encoding uncharacterized protein LOC127806170 isoform X2, translated as MRYKKGSIVEVLGKNELPSGSWRCAEIIYGNGHNYTVKYNLDSGNTSEAVVERVSRKSIRPCPPPVELLEDWVPGDILEVYHNFSWKMGIVSKLLGRKYFLVRLIGSSHEFKISKLYLRVRQCWHGNKWIVIRKSFHKSEDGSKYNQMVSPQAKKKDRRMNLLAKDELPARSKNFEESYIIPSRTLKRALPNGNFQVEAPVKFRAIEKEDRHRRFLAENQTPLPVKVDTVASLRVMKGEKHIHASINHRTAHLTEVDEREKSSGALGFSHAIRTEVGGCTPCFQISRDDPGGTFEPWMCSSKGCRTGIMWLQGIP; from the exons ATGAGGTATAAAAAGGGGAGTATTGTGGAGGTCTTGGGCAAAAATGAGTTGCCATCAGGCTCATGGCGCTGTGCTGAGATAATCTATGGTAATGGACACAACTACACTGTTAAATACAATCTGGACTCTGGCAACACCAGCGAGGCAGTTGTTGAACGGGTATCTAGGAAGTCAATTAGGCCCTGTCCTCCTCCAGTGGAACTGTTGGAGGATTGGGTTCCTGGTGATATTTTGGAGGTGTATCACAATTTCTCTTGGAAAATGGGAATCGTGTCTAAGTTATTGGGGAGAAAATACTTTTTGGTTAGGTTAATTGGATCATCCCATGAGTTCAAAATCAGCAAACTTTACCTTCGGGTGCGACAATGTTGGCATGGTAACAAATGGATCGTGATTAGAAAG AGCTTTCATAAATCTGAAGATGGAAGCAAATACAATCAAATGGTGAGTCCTCAAGCTAAGAAAAAAGATAGGAGGATGAATTTGCTTGCAAAAGATGAACTTCCTGCTAGGAGCAAGAACTTTGAGGAATCATATATCATTCCTTCTAGGACTCTGAAGAGAGCACTTCCTAATGGCAATTTTCAAGTTGAGGCACCTGTGAAATTTAGAGCGATTGAGAAAGAAGACAGGCACCGTCGTTTTCTTGCTGAAAATCAAACCCCTTTACCTGTAAAGGTAGACACCGTTGCTTCCTTGCGAGTCATGAAGGGTGAAAAACACATACATGCTTCTATTAACCACAGAACAGCTCACTTAACTGAAGTGGATGAGAGGGAGAAATCAAGTGGAGCTCTTGGGTTTTCGCATGCAATTAG GACTGAAGTAGGAGGCTGTACTCCTTGCTTCCAAATCTCTAGAGATGATCCTGGG